A stretch of DNA from Primulina huaijiensis isolate GDHJ02 unplaced genomic scaffold, ASM1229523v2 scaffold15995, whole genome shotgun sequence:
AATATATTAAAGCAGCTATTTGAATGATCTGTCTTTAATTTTGATTGTACATCACTGTTCCCTTCATCagggaaaaaaatattagtgTTCCCGGTTGAATTTGCATTTCATGCTGTAGCAATGTTAAAAATCTTCTATTCATTTAGTGTCTGGCTGATTCTAAACCcaatttattcataaaattcTATTGCAACGATGAATCATCCTGTGAGTAATTGTTTACTTGCATGGGCTTCTTTAGACCATGACGTTCTTCTGCTCTATCTTCTCATACAACTTAATTTATACGGACAAGAACAGTTGAATAGGAAAACATTGACCATCGGTGGATTAGGTTTCTTGATAAAAACTTGCTTTGGTGAGAGAATATTTGGTGAACTTCATCCTGGCATTCAATTTTGATATGGTTCTGCtgttttcctttcatttttgcatatgtttttattgttagttgtaAGCAATCATGATCATGTGTCCCTCAGTTTCTATTTAAATATTCTTTCTTCGGACTTGCATTGAAATTTATGCTTGCTCTTTTCTAGTTGACGTGCCCAAAGGTGCTTCGGACCCTTTGGTATTTGAAGATGAGTCCGAGAAAGGAAGTAACGCACTTCTTGCTCGAGCTTGGTCTCCTGGCTGGAGTAACGCTGATAAGGCTCTCACCTCCTTCTTTAACGGACCACTCATAGAGTACTCAAAGAACCGAAGAAAAGCAGATAGTGCAACCACCTCGTTCCTCTCTCCCCATTTGCATTTCGGTGAAGTCAGTGTACGGAAGATTTTCCATTTAGTTCGCAGCAAGCAAATTTTATGGGCCAATGATGGGAACAAGGCCGGTGAAGATAGTGTCAACTTATTCCTTAAGAGTATTGGCCTCAGAGAATattcgagatatatgagtttcAACCATCCATACAGCCATGAAAGGCCGTTACTTGGTCACCTTAAGTTTTTCCCTTGGGTAGTGGATGAGGGTTACTTTAAGGCATGGAGACAAGGCCGAACCGGTTATCCTTTGGTGGATGCTGGCATGAGGGAGCTGTGGGCCAGTGGCTGGCTGCATGATCGGATACGAGTGGTGGTCTCCAGTTTCTTTGTAAAAGTCCTGCAGCTGCCGTGGAGATGGGGAATGAAGTACTTCTGGGACACCCTTTTGGATGCGGATCTTGAAAGTGATGCACTTGGTTGGCAGTATATATCGGGGACTCTTCCAGATGGTCGTCAGCTTGATCGGATTGATAACCCACAGGTGTTGATTGATTTACTATGTATTACCTTTGATTTTTCCCATTTTATGTTCCCTTTTTCTCGAAATTCTCAACAATggtgtttataattttatgTATATTATCGTTTCACAGTTTGAGGGTTACAAGTTTGACCCAAATGGTGAGTATGTTCGACGATGGCTTCCTGAACTTGCTAGATTGCCGACCGAATGGATACACCACCCTTGGAATGCACCAGAATCTGTTCTTCAAGCAGCTGGGATCGAGCTTGGTTCCAATTATCCTTTACCAATTGTTGAAATCGATGATGCGAAAGCCAGGTTACAGGAAGCACTGTCACAGATGTGGCGAAATGAAGCAGCTTCAAGAGCCGGAAATGGAATGGAAGAGGGACTGGGAGACTCGTCTGAATCAATCCCTATTGCGTTTCCTCAAGAAACGGAAGTAGAAATGGAAATGGACAACGAACCAATTCGAAATAACCATATAAATGCAAACGTTCGACAATACGAGGATCAAATGGTCCCGAGCATCACTTCTTCTTTTGTCAGGGTAGAAGACGAAGAGACATATACTCGAAGTTTGGCAGATGAGAGTAGAGCCGAGGTGCCATCCAATGTAGATATGGCAGAGGAACCAAGAAGAGACGCATTTGGACTTGTTACTACAGAACCAGTTAGACGCAACACTGGTTTTCTACAATTTAACACAGCAGGTCGGAGAAATTCCCTAGATTCTACTGCAGAATCATCCAGTGTTAGTAGAAGAGAAAGAGATGGAGGTCTAGTACCGGTTTGGTCTCCCTCAAGTTCAACTTACTCGGACCCATTTGCTGCTGAGGACAGTGGTATTGGAAATGGTTCCTCCTACTCGCAAAGGCACCCACAATCTCACCAGCTAATAAGCCGGAGGCGGCTTTACCAAACTGGGTAAGTAGaccatttatgatttttaagtgtCGTTACTGTAACTTTAGTTTCGAAACAGAATGTTATCGTGCGTATTATAACTACCACTCTGTGCTCATCGGTTGTCACTCCTCAGGTTGCAGGCCCACGCAAATATGACTGTGTTTGAGTTCCAATAGAAATTATCTTGTGCCTAAACTCACTTTATGAAAAGGGTTGATCAGAGTTGCTAGATGAGTCATGTGAATTCTTAAATACTCCGCCATGAAATTGACGTGCGGCAAGATTTTACACTGACAATCAAAAGCCCATTTTTTTCTTGCTTGCATTGAGCTCCATTTTCAAAGAATGATTgggatttttttgttttctggaaaattctgcaaaCACCAAGAAGTATTTTACCATAAAACTAGTAGTTATATACTGATATAATGACTTCTCTTTATATTTTATTCGTCACAGGGAAAAAAGAACTTTCTAAGATAATTGATAATAACCATTTGTTCTTGAGCAAAGATGAGATACACTTTTTATCATCAAAGGCAATTGCCTCTACAGCATTTCTTGATTTTCATTGTTTCCCTTGCTGCCAGATAATTTGACGTCGGTATATTAGTGAACCGGACATGGAGTAGGAACTGCAAGATGAAACCAGCATCTGTATTGCAACGTCTGTTTCTATCAACCATCCATTGGCAtccacgattttttttttttttttttttttttttttatttNNNNNNNNNNNNNNNNNNNNNNNNNNNNNNNNNNNNNNNNNNNNNNNNNNNNNNNNNNNNNNNNNNNNNNNNNNNNNNNNNNNNNNNNNNNNNNNNNNNNNNNNNNNNNNNNNNNNNNNNNNNNNNNNNNNNNNNNNNNNNNNNNNNNNNNNNNNNNNNNNNNNNNNNNNNNNNNNNNNNNNNNNNNNNNNNNNNNNNNNNNNNNNNNNNNNNNNNNNNNNNNNNNNNNNNNNNNNNNNNNNNNNNNNNNNNNNNNNNNNNNNNNNNNNNNNNNNNNNNNNNNNNNNNNNNNNNNNNNNNNNNNNNNNNNNNNNNNNNNNNNNNNNNNNNNNNNNNNNNNNNNNNNNNNNNNNNNNNNNNNNNNNNNNNNNNNNNNNNNNNNNNNNNNNNNNNNNNNNNNNNNNNNNNNNNNNNNNNNNNNNNNNNNNNNNNNNNNNNNNNNNNNNNNNNNNNNNNNNNNNNNNNNNNNNNNNNNNNNNNNNNNNNNNNNNNNNNNNNNNNNNNNNNNNNNNNNNNNNNNNNNNNNNNNNNNNNNNNNNNNNNNNNNNNNNNNNNNNNNNNNNNNNNNNNNNNNNNNNNNNNNNNNNNNNNNNNNNNNNNNNNNNNNNNNNNNNNNNNNNNNNNNNNNNNNNNNNNNNNNNNNNNNNNNNNNNNNNNNNNNNNNNNNNNNNNNNNNNNNNNNNNNNNNNNNNNNNNNNNNNNNNNNNNNNNNNNNNNNNNNNNNNNNNNNNNNNNNNNNNNNNNNNNNNNNNNNNNNNNNNNNNNNNNNNNNNNNNNNNNNNNNNNNNNNNNNNNNNNNNNNNNNNNNNNNNNNNNNNNNNNNNNNNNNNNNNNNNNNNNNNNNNNNNNNNNNNNNNNNNNNNNNNNNNNNNNNNNNNNNNNNNNNNNNNNNNNNNNNNNNNNNNNNNNNNNNNNNNNNNNNNNNNNNNNNNNNNNNNNNNNNNNNNNNNNNNNNNNNNNNNNNNNNNNNNNNNNNNNNNNNNNNNNNNNNNNNNNNNNNNNNNNNNNNNNNNNNNNNNNNNNNNNNNNNNNNNNNNNNNNNNNNNNNNNNNNNNNNNNNNNNNNNNNNNNNNNNNNNNNNNNNNNNNNNNNNNNNNNNNNNNNNNNNNNNNNNNNNNNNNNNNNNNNNNNNNNNNNNNNNNNNNNNNNNNNNNNNNNNNNNNNNNNNNNNNNNNNNNNNNNNNNNNNNNNNNNNNNNNNNNNNNNNNNNNNNNNNNNNNNNNNNNNNNNNNNNNNNNNNNNNNNNNNNNNNNNNNNNNNNNNNNNNNNNNNNNNNNNNNNNNNNNNNNNNNNNNNNNNNNNNNNNNNNNNNNNNNNNNNNNNNNNNNNNNNNNNNNNNNNNNNNNNNNNNNNNNNNNNNNNNNNNNNNNNNNNNNNNNNNNNNNNNNNNNNNNNNNNNNNNNNNNNNNNNNNNNNNNNNNNNNNNNNNNNNNNNNNNNNNNNNNNNNNNNNNNNNNNNNNNNNNNNNNNNNNNNNNNNNNNNNNNNNNNNNNNNNNNNNNNNNNNNNNNNNNNNNNNNNNNNNNNNNNNNNNNNNNNNNNNNNNNNNNNNNNNNNNNNNNNNNNNNNNNNNNNNNNNNNNNNNNNNNNNNNNNNNNNNNNNNNNNNNNNNNNNNNNNNNNNNNNNNNNNNNNNNNNNNNNNNNNNNNNNNNNNNNNNNNNNNNNNNNNNNNNNNNNNNNNNNNNNNNNNNNNNNNNNNNNNNNNNNNNNNNNNNNNNNNNNNNNNNNNNNNNNNNNNNNNNNNNNNNNNNNNNNNNNNNNNNNNNNNNNNNNNNNNNNNNNNNNNNNNNNNNNNNNNNNNNNNNNNNNNNNNNNNNNNNNNNNNNNNNNNNNNNNNNNNNNNNNNNNNNNNNNNNNNNNNNNNNNNNNNNNNNNNNNNNNNNNNNNNNNNNNNNNNNNNNNNNNNNNNNNNNNNNNNNNNNNNNNNNNNNNNNNNNNNNNNNNNNNNNNNNNNNNNNNNNNNNNNNNNNNNNNNNNNNNNNNNNNNNNNNNNNNNNNNNNNNNNNNNNNNNNNNNNNNNNNNNNNNNNNNNNNNNNNNNNNNNNNNNNNNNNNNNNNNNNNNNNNNNNNNNNNNNNNNNNNNNNNNNNNNNNNNNNNNNNNNNNNNNNNNNNNNNNNNNNNNNNNNNNNNNNNNNNNNNNNNNNNNNNNNNNNNNNNNNNNNNNNNNNNNNNNNNNNNNNNNNNNNNNNNNNNNNNNNNNNNNNNNNNNNNNNNNNNNNNNNNNNNNNNNNNNNNNNNNNNNNNNNNNNNNNNNNNNNNNNNNNNNNNNNNNNNNNNNNNNNNNNNNNNNNNNNNNNNNNNNNNNNNNNNNNNNNNNNNNNNNNNNNNNNNNNNNNNNNNNNNNNNNNNNNNNNNNNNNNNNNNNNNNNNNNNNNNNNNNNNNNNNNNNNNNNNNNNNNNNNNNNNNNNNNNNNNNNNNNNNNNNNNNNNNNNNNNNNNNNNNNNNNNNNNNNNNNNNNNNNNNNNNNNNNNNNNNNNNNNNNNNNNNNNNNNNNNNNNNNNNNNNNNNNNNNNNNNNNNNNNNNNNNNNNNNNNNNNNNNNNNNNNNNNNNNNNNNNNNNNNNNNNNNNNNNNNNNNNNNNNNNNNNNNNNNNNNNNNNNNNNNNNNNNNNNNNNNNNNNNNNNNNNNNNNNNNNNNNNNNNNNNNNNNNNNNNNNNNNNNNNNNNNNNNNNNNNNNNNNNNNNNNNNNNNNNNNNNNNNNNNNNNNNNNNNNNNNNNNNNNNNNNNNNNNNNNNNNNNNNNNNNNNNNNNNNNNNNNNNNNNNNNNNNNNNNNNNNNNNNNNNNNNNNNNNNNNNNNNNNNNNNNNNNNNNNNNNNNNNNNNNNNNNNNNNNNNNNNNNNNNNNNNNNNNNNNNNNNNNNNNNNNNNNNNNNNNNNNNNNNNNNNNNNNNNNNNNNNNNNNNNNNNNNNNNNNNNNNNNNNNNNNNNNNNNNNNNNNNNNNNNNNNNNNNNNNNNNNNNNNNNNNNNNNNNNNNNNNNNNNNNNNNNNNNNNNNNNNNNNNNNNNNNNNNNNNNNNNNNNNNNNNNNNNNNNNNNNNNNNNNNNNNNNNNNNNNNNNNNNNNNNNNNNNNNNNNNNNNNNNNNNNNNNNNNNNNNNNNNNNNNNNNNNNNNNNNNNNNNNNNNNNNNNNNNNNNNNNNNNNNNNNNNNNNNNNNNNNNNNNNNNNNNNNNNNNNNNNNNNNNNNNNNNNNNNNNNNNNNNNNNNNNNNNNNNNNNNNNNNNNNNNNNNNNNNNNNNNNNNNNNNNNNNNNNNNNNNNNNNNNNNNNNNNNNNNNNNNNNNNNNNNNNNNNNNNNNNNNNNNNNNNNNNNNNNNNNNNNNNNNNNNNNNNNNNNNNNNNNNNNNNNNNNNNNNNNNNNNNNNNNNNNNNNNNNNNNNNNNNNNNNNNNNNNNNNNNNNNNNNNNNNNNNNNNNNNNNNNNNNNNNNNNNNNNNNNNNNNNNNNNNNNNNNNNNNNNNNNNNNNNNNNNNNNNNNNNNNNNNNNNNNNNNNNNNNNNNNNNNNNNNNNNNNNNNNNNNNNNNNNNNNNNNNNNNNNNNNNNNNNNNNNNNNNNNNNNNNNNNNNNNNNNNNNNNNNNNNNNNNNNNNNNNNNNNNNNATATATATGACGGGCTCTtgtacattatttttttattaagccCATCTGCAATTGTATTCAAAACCCAATGCACATGAGaacatttatattatattaattaatattatatatatgcatcCATCCACCATGTACAATGTAGTCATTTTCTCATTTTACCTTTTTCTGTTATGTTTTCAATAtcaaaaacttgaattaaatATAAGTATATtaggaaaataataaaagataaacGTTAAATTGAATAGGGGCTTATATATTTGTGACGAAGGATGAAAAAAAAAGGTCACTATAATTGGGATGGAAGGACTGtaattcatataataaaataaaataaataagtaaatgaACGACAGGATTTAATGTTGATAGGGTACTTTTGTATTGGCCCGGTGTACGAGACGCTTAATGGCATTTGTTTTCAAGGGctgagattttaaaaaaaaaaaaaaaaaaaagaaatNTTGAATGAGTTTTCAGCCGAAATCAGTACACTTTTGAACAAGGATTAGTTTTCTAATGCTTGCGAGAAAGAAGAACTTCATTGACAACCTTGTCGAGATTCTCGCGAGATGAACTTTTTGCAGATTCTTCAGCCGATTTCTTCCACTCGACAGCCCTTCTCTTCATTTCTTTCCCTTTATCTCCACTCATCAACTCTACAACAAGATTTCTCACTTCATCCCTCTTCAC
This window harbors:
- the LOC140965895 gene encoding cryptochrome-1-like isoform X2 — encoded protein: MSGGGCSIVWFRRDLRVEDNPALAAGVRAGAVIAVFIWAPEEEGPYFPGRVSRWWLKQSLAHLDISLKRLGTSLLTKRSTDSVSSLLEIVKSTGATQILFNHLYDPISLVRDHRAKDVLTAKGVAVRSFNADLLYEPWEVHDQEGQPFTTFAGFWERCLSMPYDPEAPLLPPKRIISVDVPKGASDPLVFEDESEKGSNALLARAWSPGWSNADKALTSFFNGPLIEYSKNRRKADSATTSFLSPHLHFGEVSVRKIFHLVRSKQILWANDGNKAGEDSVNLFLKSIGLREYSRYMSFNHPYSHERPLLGHLKFFPWVVDEGYFKAWRQGRTGYPLVDAGMRELWASGWLHDRIRVVVSSFFVKVLQLPWRWGMKYFWDTLLDADLESDALGWQYISGTLPDGRQLDRIDNPQFEGYKFDPNGEYVRRWLPELARLPTEWIHHPWNAPESVLQAAGIELGSNYPLPIVEIDDAKARLQEALSQMWRNEAASRAGNGMEEGLGDSSESIPIAFPQETEVEMEMDNEPIRNNHINANVRQYEDQMVPSITSSFVRVEDEETYTRSLADESRAEVPSNVDMAEEPRRDAFGLVTTEPVRRNTGFLQFNTAGRRNSLDSTAESSSVSRRERDGGLVPVWSPSSSTYSDPFAAEDSGIGNGSSYSQRHPQSHQLISRRRLYQTG
- the LOC140965895 gene encoding cryptochrome-1-like isoform X1, translated to MSGGGCSIVWFRRDLRVEDNPALAAGVRAGAVIAVFIWAPEEEGPYFPGRVSRWWLKQSLAHLDISLKRLGTSLLTKRSTDSVSSLLEIVKSTGATQILFNHLYDPISLVRDHRAKDVLTAKGVAVRSFNADLLYEPWEVHDQEGQPFTTFAGFWERCLSMPYDPEAPLLPPKRIISVDVPKGASDPLVFEDESEKGSNALLARAWSPGWSNADKALTSFFNGPLIEYSKNRRKADSATTSFLSPHLHFGEVSVRKIFHLVRSKQILWANDGNKAGEDSVNLFLKSIGLREYSRYMSFNHPYSHERPLLGHLKFFPWVVDEGYFKAWRQGRTGYPLVDAGMRELWASGWLHDRIRVVVSSFFVKVLQLPWRWGMKYFWDTLLDADLESDALGWQYISGTLPDGRQLDRIDNPQFEGYKFDPNGEYVRRWLPELARLPTEWIHHPWNAPESVLQAAGIELGSNYPLPIVEIDDAKARLQEALSQMWRNEAASRAGNGMEEGLGDSSESIPIAFPQETEVEMEMDNEPIRNNHINANVRQYEDQMVPSITSSFVRVEDEETYTRSLADESRAEVPSNVDMAEEPRRDAFGLVTTEPVRRNTGFLQFNTAGRRNSLDSTAESSSVSRRERDGGLVPVWSPSSSTYSDPFAAEDSGIGNGSSYSQRHPQSHQLISRRRLYQTG